The Pseudomonadota bacterium genomic sequence CGCCGTGGTGAAGGGAGCTCGCCACGAATTCTACGTGGACGATAGCCTGGTTCTGACGAGCGACGACGCCGTCATCACGGGAGGTGGAAGCGTGGGCGTGCGCGCGTTCAGCCTCAGCGCTCAGTGGGACGATGTGCTCGTGACCGAAACGCGCTGACGACCCGAGGGTCTTCGAAGGCGCGAGACGCTGTGGCGCCATGCGTTTCGAAGCACAATCACTACGACGGACTTTTGGCAGCCGAGCACTGTTCGAAGACCTGTCTTTCTCGCTCGGGTCCGGCCAGACCCTGGCGGTGTTGGGGCCGTCTGGCACGGGCAAATCCCAGCTGCTGCGGGCGCTGGCGTGGCTGGATCCCCTGGAGGCGGGTAGCGTACGGCTGGACGGGCGGATCCCCTCCGAGCTTGGTATCCCTACCTGGCGCGCCCGGGTGGCCTACGTGCCCCAAGTCGTGCCGGAGCTGCGTGGGACACCCGCACAGTACGCGAGCCAGATCGAGGCGTTGCAGGCGCAGCGTGGCCGCAGCAACGACGACGCCTTCGCGCTTGCGAGCAGCTGGGGCCTGAGCCCGGAGTCGTGGCGCCGGCCCTGGAGCAGCCTGTCCGGGGGTGAGCGCCAGCGTGCTTACCTGGCGCTGCGGCTCGCGCGTCGGCCCGACGTCCTGCTGCTGGACGAGCCCACATCCGCCCTCGACGCGGGAGTGAGCTTGGCGCTGGAGGCAAGCTTGCGAGCAACGCCGAGCGTATGGGTCACGCACGACGCTGCGCAGGCCGAGCGCGTGGCAACGCAAAGGCTCGAGCTCGGCCCATGACGAGCGCCCTGGACATCGGCTGGCCGAGACTCGCCTTCGCGGCCGCTCTGCTGCTGCTGAACGGCGGGCTTTCGCTGCTGCTGGGCCTTCGCCTGGAGCGCAAGCTCATGCTGGCCGCCCTGCGCACGGCCGTTCAGCTCACGATCCTCGGCTATCTGCTCGTCCCCATATTTCGCGTCGCCCATCCCGGGCTCGTCCTGGGTGTGGCGTCGCTGATGGTGGCGCTGGCAGCCCGGGAAGCGATCGCACGCTCCGAGCGGGGTTACGCGGGCGCCGTGGCGAGCACGTTCGTGGCGCTGTTGCTGGGTGCCGCGCCCGCGGTCTGGGTGGGCACGGCGCTGGTCATCGAGGTCGAGCCGTGGTGGCACGCGCGCTACCTCATCCCCCTGGTGGGCATGGTGCTTGGCAACGCACTGACAGGCGTGAGTCTCGGCATCGATCGCTGCCTGAACGAGCTCGATGAGGGTCGTGGCCGGGTGGAATCCCTGTTGAGCTGCGGAGCGACGCGCTGGGAGGCCGCGCGACCCGTGGCGGTCGAGGCGCTCAGAAGCGCCATGATCCCCATCCTGAACGCCATGAGCGTGGTGGGGCTCGTCACGATTCCGGGGATGATGACGGGGCAGCTGATGGGAGGCACTCCACCCACCTTGGCTGCGCGCTACCAGATCATGGTCATGTTTCTGATCGCCGGAGCGACCGCCCTGGGCGCCGGCTTCTCGGTGCTGTTGTGCCTGCACAGGTTGTTCGATGCCGAGCACCGCTTGCGCGTCGAGCGGATGAGCAAGCGCGAATGAACCTGGACTCTTCGGAGGGAGCTTCGGGAGCGTGCTTTCGCGCTCATGGCGGTGGTGGCACAAACAGCACGCTCCATAGGCCGTTCGCGCACGTGGCGTGGGCTGCACCGCAGCTGCCGTAGCTGCATGTCAGCCCCTCGGTCAGGCACGGCGTGCCGTTGTGCGGGGCCGCTGCAGGGCACTCGGGTGGCCTGGGTGGCACGCAGGACCACCTGTGGGTCATCCCCGGCGGCGGCGCAACGCCCGAGCAGACCGGTGCGCAGGTGCAGTCGTTGCCCTGGAAGCTGCACGGCCGGTCGCTGCTCGGGTTGCACCAGCCCTGCGGCAAGCCGGAGACGCATGCCGGCAAGGTCGAGGGGCAGCTGAGCCAGGTGTAGGCGCAGCTCCCGTCGGGCTGACGCTCGCACGGTCCAGGCCCCGAGAAGTTGATGCCGTCCGGGCAGGGTATGTTCGGCGCGCCCGGTTGCGGTCCGCATTCGCGCGCGGTGCAGGCACGCCCCTGACCCACACACTGAGCGGGGCAGGGGCAGGTCACGCACTGGATCTGCCGGCATTGCTGGCCGAGCCTGCAGTCTTGCGCCGTTCGGCAACCGGTCACGCAGCGCTGGCCGGCGGGACCGCAGCCTTCGCACACGAGACCACGCATGCATTCGCCATCGCTGGCGCAGGGGTCGCCTGGGCCCCCGCCCCCCGCAGCATCCTGGCAGACACCTTGGCCCCGGACGCACAAGCGTCCCGGGCCGCAGTCCACGTCGGTCTTGCATGGCCGCGAACAACGTCCCGGGCCGTCCACGGGTACCAGGCGGCCCCAGCAGATCAGGCCGGGCTGGCAACGCGTCGCGTGCTCGATCGGGGTGAACCCCCCGCAGCTCTGACCCTCCTGGCGAAACGGCGTGCATTGGCTGGGCCCGCTGAGCGTGGGCCGGCACCAACCGTTCGGCGCGCACTCAGCGTCGCTGGTGCAGGCGCTGGCTCCGGTGCCACCGGCTCCCGCAGCCCCGGCCAGCCCACCGGTTCCGCCGATCCCTGCTGCTGCAGCACCGCCGGCGGTTCCAGCCACGCCACCGAAGCCGCCTGCACCCGTTGCGCCGGCGGACCCTGCGGCTCCCGTTGCTCCTGCCACACCGCCTGCGGTTCCCGCGCTGCTGCCGGAGCCGGACATTCCCGAGCCGGACAGGCCAGGAAAGCCTATGAAGCCACCAGCTCCAGTAGATCCGCCAGCCGCAGATCCGCCAGCCGCAGGGCCGCCCGCGAATTGCCCGGGCGGCCCGCTGGTGATGCCGCAGCCTGCGATTGTGGCGGCGGCGACAGCGCAGAGCGCTTGGCGAGCCCTGACCCCGTGTTGCCGGGATGGAGTCCGGACCGATGCCCCACATCGCCTCGTCACGGCAAGAGACCCACGACCTACGATCATCCTCCGGCTCCCGGTCCGATGTTGGACACATTCCTCATCCCGTTCATGTGCTCTCCTTGGGCCACGCGAGGCCCGGCAGCTTCTGGCTCGTAACCGTTCGGCCCCTGCAAGTGGGGCGTTGTTGGGCACGAATCCCTGCCGGCACGACAGCTTGTTCAAGTTATTCGGTAACACAAATCGTGCCAAATTGGGGGCGTGGCGGCCTCGGGACGGCTGGCTAGCTCCACGCAACTGTTCACGGGGTGACCACGCTTGCACGACGGCTTCCCGGGCGGTTTTCTGGGCGGCTTTCGTCCTCGGCCTCGCCCTGCGCTGCAGCCGATTCCAACCGCAGCCCAGCACTACTCCTCGGGCGATTCCTGCGGGCGTGCTCGCCCAGAAAACCGCCTTGAGACCCGACTGGCTGGGGCCTGAACAGCTACAGCTCCACGGACTCGCAAGACAGCACCGGACGTGGCTCGCGGGTGGTCCCCAAACTCGCCCGGACGTGGCACAGGGTGGCACGAGCGCCTCTCTTTCCCGGTCGCGGTAGGTCGGTTCACCACCGATCACAAACTCCGAAACGCCAAGGCGTCGAGTCGCTGTTCGCACCCTGGCACGGGAAGCGCCCTTTGGCTAAAGTGCCGCCGATGCGTGAAGGCGCGATCCTGCTCACCGGCGAGCTCTTTCGAACCGTTCACGGCAAGACAGCCCACGCGCTGGTGAGGGGCCCGAGCCGTTACCGCATCCAGGGCGTCGTGGATCCGCAGCTGGCAGGACGGGACGCCGGCGAGGTGCTCGACAGGGTGCATCGCGGGATTCCGATCGCCGGCTGCTTGGCGGATTTGCTGGATCGAGCTTCCCCAGCGCCGACGTACTGCGTCGTGGCCGTGGCAACGGCCGGCGGTCGCCTGCCTCCACAAATGCGCCAGGAGCTAGTGCAAGCCGCGCGAGCCGGTCTCTCGCTCGTTAACGGTCTGCACAACCTGCTCTCGGATGATCCGGAGCTCTTGGCGCTCACCGAACAGCAGGGCGCTCGCATCATCGATCTGCGCAAGCCCAGACCCACCAAGCAGATGCGATTCTGGTCCGGCGAGAGTCTCACCCTGGACACGCCGCGCGTGGCTGTGCTCGGCACGGACTGCGCGATCGGCAAGCGCACGACCTGCTCGCTCTTGACCGATGCATGCCGGCGTCGGGGATTGCGCGCGGAAATGATCTACACCGGCCAGAGCGGCTGGCTGCAGGGCTACCGTCACGGCTTCATTCTCGATGCGACGCCCAACGATTTCGTGTGCGGCGAGCTCGAGGCGGCGATCCTGGACTGCCAGCGCCAACAGGAGCCTGACCTGATCCTGCTCGAGGGGCAGTCAGCGCTTCGTAATCCTTCCGGGCCCTGCGGCTCCGAGTTCATAGTCTCGGCCGGGGCCCGCGCCGTCATCCTGCAGCATGCTCCAGGTCGTGAGTTCTTCACGGACATGGACCGGCTCGGCTGCCGCATCCCCGGGATCAAGGACGAGATCGCGCTCGTGCGGCTCCTTGGTGCCGAGGTCGTGGCCGTGACGATGAACGATCAGGATCTTGACGTCGCAAAGGCCGCGCGGCTCCAGTCAGCGCTTCGGCAAGAGCTGGCTCTGCCCGTTGTTCGCCCTCTGAGCGAGGGCGTTGACGGGTTGGTCGAGGTGCTCTGCTCGCGTTTGGCCCGGAGGCAGAGCACATGAGGATTCGGCGCGTCGAGAGCTGGAAGCAATCGCTTCCGCTCACCCGTCCGTACACGATCGCCACGCGTGAGATCTCTTCGGTCGAGTTGTTTTTCGTCAAGCTCGTCGCGCAGGAGGGACTCGTAGGTTACGGCTCGGCTTCCCCCGCAGAGCACGTGACCGGCGAATCGGAGCTCGCCTGTGGGTCGGCCCTTGCGCCGGAGCGTCTGGAGTGGCTCGAGGGCCGTGACGCGCGCCGGCTCGGGGCGCTGAGCCGAGAGGCGGAGACACGGCTTCGCAGCGCCCCTGCTGCCCGAGCCTGCTTGGACATGGCCCTGTACGATTTGTTTGCGCGCTCTGTGGATGTTCCGCTGGTCGAGTTTCTTGGCAGGCAGTACAGTGCTCTGCCGACGTCGATCACGATTGGCATCAAGAGCACCGAAGCCGCGTTGGACGAGGCGCAGGAGTACGTCGGCCGGGGCTTTCGCCATCTGAAAGTCAAGATTGGCCTGGATCTGAACGCCGATATCGAGAGGGTACGCAGGCTGCACGAGCGATTTGGCAACTCCGTCGCCATCCGCGTCGACGCCAATCAGGGCTATACCCGCGAGCAGACGCTTTGCTTCAGCGAGGCCGTCGCGGGCTTGGGCGTCGAGCTTTTGGAACAACCGCTCGAGGCCGCGGCGCTCGAGGAGATGAGGACGCTGCCGGCCTCGCTTCGCCGCAGCATTGCCGCCGATGAGAGCCTGCATGACGAACGAGATGCCGTGCGCGTCGCGGCGCCGCCGGCAGCCTTTGGGATCTTCAATATCAAGTTAATGAAGTGCGGTGGCATACGTTCGGGGTTGGGGATCGCCACCATCGCCGAAGCGTCGGGGCGCGAGCTCATGTGGGGGTGCATGGATGAGAGTGTGATCAGCATCGCCGCAGCCTTGCATGCGGCGCTTTCCGCTCCGGCGACGCGCTATCTCGACCTCGATGGCAGCTTTGATTTGGGGCACGACATGGCGGAGGGTGGCTTTTGCGTGGAACAAGGAACCTTGAGAACGACAGACCGGCCCGGGCTGGGCGTTTGGGGAAGATCATGACACAGGTAGGTACGATTCTCGTTGCGGTAGACTTCTCTGACGATTCGCTGGCGGCGCTGGACGTTGCGGCTGACATGGCTGGCGATCCAGCGACCAAATTGGTGCTTGCACACGTGTACTGGCCACAGCCCGTGGCCCCGCCTTTGGCCGTACCGAGCTTCGAGCAGGTGCAAGCCGAGATCGAGCGCGAGATGAATAGTGCCGTCCGTGACAAGCTGGCGGAGCTGCGCAGGCTCCGTCTACCTTCTGCCAACGACGTGAAGCTGGAGATCCTGCCGCATCGCAGTCCCGCTCAGGCGATCTGCGAATGTGCGCAGCGACTCGGGGCAGACTTGGTGATAGTCGGCACGCGCGGCCTCACGGGGCTGGCCCACCTGCTCATAGGTAGCGTTGCCGAGAAGATCGTGCGGCATGCGCCATGCAATGTCCTGGTCGCCCGCAAGGCCTAAGGTATGGGTGCGCGTAGAGCAGCGAGCGGGTGATCCATGGGCTATAGCGATGCGTAGCGACACGCAGGCCAAGGAGCGCGTCATGGCAAGTGGCACAGGGGTCGGCCCCACCAAGGGTCACGTGTTGGTGGTGGACGATGACGAACGGATGCTGCGCAGTGCATGCCGCAATCTGAAGCAGCTTTCGTTCAGCGTGGTCCCCTCGGCAAACGCCCGCGACGCGGAGGCACTGTTGCGCCAGCGCCAGTTCTCGGCGGTGTTGAGCGATCTCAAGCTCTATCGCGCCGTGGACAAGAGCACGCCTTTGGCAGCATGGATAGCACGAGTCTACCGCAGCACGCCGGTGCTGGTCATGACCGGCGAGCGCGACGTCGAGACCGTCTTCCGCCACCTGGGCACGGCGAGGATATGGGGGGTGTTGCCCAAGCCCTTCGCGCTGCAGGAGCTCGACGAAGCGCTCGACAACGCCCTCGAGCAGGGGCGCCTCTTCGATCATCAGCAAGAACACGAGGCGTGCTCGATCACCACGACGCTGGTGAGGGCTTTGACGCTCAGGAATGCGCGTGCCGGTCTGCATGCCCGTCGCGTCGGCCGCTGGTCTTGGCTCCTGGCGGCGCGGCTGGGGCGTCCGGTGGACGAACGCGGCATGTACGAGCTAGGCGGCACCCTGCACAACGTCGGGCTGCTGGTGGCAAGCGACGAGGTGTTGTCCCGTCGAGCCCCTGCAACGCAGCAGGACGCGGAGCCTCCACGCGAGCACCCGCAACGTGGCGGCGAGCTTCTGTCCGGCATCCAATGCCTCGCCGAGGCGCGCGACGCCGTGCTGTACCATCGTGAGCGTTGGGACGGCGGCGGCTATCCATCCGGTCTCAAGGGGGAGCAGATCCCGCTCGCTGCCAGGGTCGTTGCACTGGCCGAAGCGTACGAGGCAATGACCTCGGAGGCACCCCTTGGGCAGGCGCTGACTCACGCGCAAGCCGTCTACGAGATCGCAGCGCTCGCCGGAGCTCGGTTCGATCCTGCTGTGGTGGCCGCCTTCGCTGGCTGCGATGAGCAGACCTGGCTCGCCGCCCGTACCGATACCGGCGCCGCGCAAGGCCTCCGTGACCGTGGGTAGCGCAGGCACGTCGCTGCGGTTGCAGGGCGCTTCGGTTTCGAGGCGCTACAAATCGCAGCGCTACAGTTTCGAGGCGCGCCCGAACCAGCTCATGTTGAGCCCGGTGGTGAAGTTGCTGGCCACGGCCAGGGACTTGCCAGCCTGATCCTCCGCGTAAAGGTCGATGCCCAGCTTGAGCGCCAGCAGGGAAGTGAGCTCGATTTTCGCGCTGAAGTGTCCGCGCAGCGTCTGCTGGGCCTTACCCAGCCAGTCCGAGGCGAAGTAGTTGGCGCTGGCTTCCAACTCTACCTTGCGCTCCTCGCCCTGGGTGATCACCCAGGGCTTGAGCACGACCTCCAGACCCGCACCAGGCAGAGCGCGTCGCGCAGGGTCGAGGAGCTGTGTCTCCAATCCGGTGGCGAGCTTGATGGTTAGCTCGGCGCTCAAGGGGACACCCAGTCCTACGGTGGGACGCAGGAGCATGTGACGGAACTTTCGCGTCTCGCTACCTGGCAGCGTGAACTCGCTCTCCAGGTAGCCTTCGACGTAGGGGTCCGGCACGTAGCGGGTCTGCTCTGGGCGGCGCAGCCCGCGCCAATGGAAGGTGGCCCGGGCCGAGAGCAAGTCGTCACCTTCGGTGGTCTCGAGCCGTTCGGTAAGGGCCCGGGTGGTCTGGTAGCGTCCCATGGCCAGCAGCTCGAGCGCCCAGTTGCGGTGAGCGGCATCCAGGCGCCACTGGGTGCGGCCCCCCAACGTGAGGCTCTCCTGCCGGTTGAGCTGTGCGGCCTCGTAGCTGGGCGCGGCAGGCATTCCAGCCATCGCGGTCCTTTGATGGTGGACCGCCGTGCCAGCGAGTCGGGTCTCTGCGTCGATGCGGTAGGTCCATACGGTGCTTCGATCCGGGGCTGGGAGCGTCTCGCGAGGATCGGCATGCCTGCGCATGGAGAGGTAGCGGCGGATCCGTGTCCGGGAGGGTGCGAAACCGAACGGCTGCCAGTCAACACCCGGAGGCAGGTGCTCGTGTGCGGCGAAGCGGCTTGCAACCACCCGATAGCGGTCGCGCGGATCGGCCTTGTGTCCGGCGATGCGCAAGTCATCACCGTTTCCTTGCAGCCCAACCAGGCGCAGTTGCTTCGCCTCGGTCAGGGTCGCCACCTGGGCGAGCCAACCGGCAGGCACATTGGCCAGGACCAACGGCTGATTCCACCGCAGCGCGACCTCGAGATCGCTGCGCGTCAAGCTGTGCTTGCTGACCGGCTTCCAGTCCGTCACAAGCTCCTCCTGTTCCAGCACGGCGACCTCGGCACGGGCGAGCGCACGGGTCACTTGCCCGCTCAGGTTGAGCAGCTCCTGGGGCGACAGCGGTGTCCTCAGCGCCGCGCCGGGCAGCGCGCGGGCCCACTCGCGGCAGTACCTCCGGCCAACCGCGTCCATCCACGCCTTCACGGCCGGAGCGGGCTCCGTACCGTGCAGTGCGGGTCGTGCCAACAGGTCATGAGCCGTGCCCATGGTCGCCGGTCGTACGTGAACCTCGAGCACCGATCCGGGTGAAGTGCCAAGCAGTGCGGGACGCAGCTTGGGCGTCCGCGCGAACAGCAGTTGGCGTCCCGCGGTCGAAGCGAACAGCAAGTCTGGCCGGCCGTCGTCTGGCAACTCGTCCGCCAGCGCCAGCAGTCGCGAGGCCGCGTCGTCGCTGCGCCAGGTATCGAGGGTTGCGACCACGAGATCCGCCCCCAGCGCGCGCGCCTCCCGCACCTCGCGCCCGAGGGCGCGGGCCGGTTCCTCCACCCGAAACTCCCTGCCCAGGTCTCTGCTTACAGCCAGCAGCGCACGTGGCGTGAGCAAGCTGACCACGGCCACATGCATGCTGCCCACGGCATGCAGCGAGACCCCGTCGGCCGCGTCGACCAGGTGCTGGCACAGCTCGCTGGTGCCCCTGCTGCAGTGCAGGTTGCTGGCGATCACGGGAATGCCCCTGGCCCGCAGCGTCCGCACCATCGATACGAGTAGATGGAGCTCGCTCTGCAGATCGTCTGCACCCAGCGCCAGGGCCCGATAACCCAGCTTCTGCACGAGCGTGGCGAGGGTCTGAGGGGCTCGTTTCAAGGCGAAGTGCACGACACCGCGAGGAGCGAGAAGGCCGCCCGTGTCGACGATCAGCGGGCGGTCGCTCGCTCGTTGCTGCCACTCGAGGGCGCTCGCAGGCAAAGCAAAGCGACCCGGAGCCAGCGACCGGGAAGAGTCGCACACGGGCCGAGCGAACTCCCCCTCCACGCCTGACGTAACCAGCAGTCGGGCCAGGGGCCTTGGCGCAGCCTGAGCATGCGCGATCACCGGCAGTAGTAGACTCACGGCCGGCAACAGCCGGATCCAGCGCCAGCGCCGGGTTCCCGGCGCTCGATGTGCCTTGCTGTGGATGGTCGATCTCCGCAGAACGGGTCCTT encodes the following:
- a CDS encoding DUF1611 domain-containing protein: MREGAILLTGELFRTVHGKTAHALVRGPSRYRIQGVVDPQLAGRDAGEVLDRVHRGIPIAGCLADLLDRASPAPTYCVVAVATAGGRLPPQMRQELVQAARAGLSLVNGLHNLLSDDPELLALTEQQGARIIDLRKPRPTKQMRFWSGESLTLDTPRVAVLGTDCAIGKRTTCSLLTDACRRRGLRAEMIYTGQSGWLQGYRHGFILDATPNDFVCGELEAAILDCQRQQEPDLILLEGQSALRNPSGPCGSEFIVSAGARAVILQHAPGREFFTDMDRLGCRIPGIKDEIALVRLLGAEVVAVTMNDQDLDVAKAARLQSALRQELALPVVRPLSEGVDGLVEVLCSRLARRQST
- the fetB gene encoding iron export ABC transporter permease subunit FetB — protein: MTSALDIGWPRLAFAAALLLLNGGLSLLLGLRLERKLMLAALRTAVQLTILGYLLVPIFRVAHPGLVLGVASLMVALAAREAIARSERGYAGAVASTFVALLLGAAPAVWVGTALVIEVEPWWHARYLIPLVGMVLGNALTGVSLGIDRCLNELDEGRGRVESLLSCGATRWEAARPVAVEALRSAMIPILNAMSVVGLVTIPGMMTGQLMGGTPPTLAARYQIMVMFLIAGATALGAGFSVLLCLHRLFDAEHRLRVERMSKRE
- a CDS encoding ABC transporter ATP-binding protein — translated: MRFEAQSLRRTFGSRALFEDLSFSLGSGQTLAVLGPSGTGKSQLLRALAWLDPLEAGSVRLDGRIPSELGIPTWRARVAYVPQVVPELRGTPAQYASQIEALQAQRGRSNDDAFALASSWGLSPESWRRPWSSLSGGERQRAYLALRLARRPDVLLLDEPTSALDAGVSLALEASLRATPSVWVTHDAAQAERVATQRLELGP
- a CDS encoding response regulator, whose product is MRSDTQAKERVMASGTGVGPTKGHVLVVDDDERMLRSACRNLKQLSFSVVPSANARDAEALLRQRQFSAVLSDLKLYRAVDKSTPLAAWIARVYRSTPVLVMTGERDVETVFRHLGTARIWGVLPKPFALQELDEALDNALEQGRLFDHQQEHEACSITTTLVRALTLRNARAGLHARRVGRWSWLLAARLGRPVDERGMYELGGTLHNVGLLVASDEVLSRRAPATQQDAEPPREHPQRGGELLSGIQCLAEARDAVLYHRERWDGGGYPSGLKGEQIPLAARVVALAEAYEAMTSEAPLGQALTHAQAVYEIAALAGARFDPAVVAAFAGCDEQTWLAARTDTGAAQGLRDRG
- a CDS encoding universal stress protein, with translation MTQVGTILVAVDFSDDSLAALDVAADMAGDPATKLVLAHVYWPQPVAPPLAVPSFEQVQAEIEREMNSAVRDKLAELRRLRLPSANDVKLEILPHRSPAQAICECAQRLGADLVIVGTRGLTGLAHLLIGSVAEKIVRHAPCNVLVARKA
- a CDS encoding dipeptide epimerase, translated to MRIRRVESWKQSLPLTRPYTIATREISSVELFFVKLVAQEGLVGYGSASPAEHVTGESELACGSALAPERLEWLEGRDARRLGALSREAETRLRSAPAARACLDMALYDLFARSVDVPLVEFLGRQYSALPTSITIGIKSTEAALDEAQEYVGRGFRHLKVKIGLDLNADIERVRRLHERFGNSVAIRVDANQGYTREQTLCFSEAVAGLGVELLEQPLEAAALEEMRTLPASLRRSIAADESLHDERDAVRVAAPPAAFGIFNIKLMKCGGIRSGLGIATIAEASGRELMWGCMDESVISIAAALHAALSAPATRYLDLDGSFDLGHDMAEGGFCVEQGTLRTTDRPGLGVWGRS